A single Patagioenas fasciata isolate bPatFas1 chromosome 29, bPatFas1.hap1, whole genome shotgun sequence DNA region contains:
- the TFR2 gene encoding transferrin receptor protein 2, which produces METLSRWFRTRPPGGGGAVSYSRHRDPPGGGGAEQEEDGEGGEGNPGVRLPLPHRRPRPRRRLHPMVTLALGSASAFLAGLLVAAIGRSPCGGGAGSDVGDPAPEGEELVGGASAEAPPLPWPRLQEMLQRHLQEGRVEAWVREVSAAPHGAGSERGRGLARAVLNAMVGAGLTRVWSRPQPLPLPTRGVASLHWLPEGGRGLRPLPLDPDAFCAWSVPGDVTGGLVYGHYGRPQDLELLRGRGVRVRGNILLLRGGRGSPAQKVALAAGEGALGVLFYPHPQDTAGPGGHPGLGGDTAVTMNLQEGSGDPWTRGFPSFSGRAPPRPPPGVPPIPALPISANAAAELLGSLGGPRPPPHWSLPPGRGLRSQRRLRLLVGGGTRPGTLSSVFGALQGRLEPDCYIIVGAQRDSLGPGAAASGVGTALLLELASLFAAMGREGFQLRRTLLFVSWDGGEFGHLGATEWLEGYPNLLHTKVAAYISLDQSVLGDDRLVAKISPSLVPLLGSALSQVESPNEGGKSLLEQLTKPGRGWESEVVRSLPPESGAFPFAAAAGIPAMELGFDEAPGGWSRAALGTREDSWWRLQGALRGRFPAVTRAVASLVATVLLALGHQPRLPLDPGTLGDALLRQLAPLQAQGLSLQCLSSARGDIVRAAASLRGDMAGSEVTNERLNRGFNARIMAAEGSLLSPFVSPLVTPFRHVLLGRGDHTLAALGRGRLGTRGDGGDGDNGRRLALLTWTLQGAAAALAGDAWDRGDVWGQWGDSGDNGACWGR; this is translated from the exons atgGAGACCCTGAGCCGCTGGTTCCGCACACGG cccccgggtgggggaggggcggttTCCTACAGCCgccaccgggaccccccgggggggggaggggcggagcaggaggaagatggcgaggggggggaggggaacccaggcgttcggctgcccctcccccaccgccggccccgcccccgccgccggctCCACCCAATGGTGACCTTGGCTCTCGGCTCCGCCTCCGCGTTCCTGGCCG GTCTCCTGGTGGCCGCCATTGGCCGCAGCCcctgcgggggcggggccggatcTGACGTGGGCGACCCCGCCCCAGAAGGGGAGGAGCTGGTGGGCGGGGCCAGCGccgaggccccgccccttccctggCCCCGCCTCCAGGAAATGCTGCAGCGCCACCTGCAGGAGGGGAGGGTGGAGGCCTGGGTCAG GGAGGTGAGCGCGGCGCCGCACGGGGCGGGGTCGGAGCGGGGGAGGGGCCTCGCCCGGGCCGTGCTCAACGCCATGGTGGGGGCGGGGCTGACGCGGGTCTGGAgccgcccccagcccctccccctccccacgAG GGGCGTGGCCTCCCTGCACTGGCTGCCCGAGGGGGGGCGGGGTCTCCGGCCCCTCCCCCTCGACCCCGACGCCTTTTGCGCCTGGAGCGTCCCCGGTGATGTCACG GGGGGGTTGGTCTACGGGCACTACGGGCGCCCCCAGGACCTGGAGCTGCTGCGGGGGAGGGGAGTGAGAGTGCGCGGGAACATCCTGCTGctccggggggggaggggcagccccGCCCagaag GTGGCGCtggcggcgggggagggggcgcTGGGGGTCCTGTTCTACCCCCACCCCCAGGACACGGCGGGACCGGGGGGGCacccggggctggggggggacacggcggTGACCATGAAC cTCCAGGAGGGCTCTGGGGACCCCTGGACCCGCGGGTTCCCCTCGTTCAGCGGgcgggccccgccccgcccccccccggggGTCCCGCCCATCCCCGCGCTGCCAATCAGCGCCAACGCGGCGGCGGAGCTGCTGGG GTCCCTGGGGggcccccggccgcccccgcatTGGTCGCTGCCCCCCGGGCGGGGTCTCCGCTCCCAGCGGCGCCTGCGGCTCCTGGTGGGGGGGGGGACGCGCCCGGGGACCCTGAGCAGCGTCTTTGGGGCCCTGCAGGGCCGCCTGGAGCCCG actgTTACATCATCGTGGGGGCGCAACGTGATTCGCTGGGCCCGGGGGCGGCGGCCTCGGGGGTGGGAACCGCCCTCCTGCTGGAGCTCGCCAGCCTATTCGCTGCCATGGGGCGGGAAG gTTTCCAGCTCCGCCGGACGCTGTTGTTCGTCAGTTGGGATGGGGGCGAGTTCGGGCATTTGGGGGCCACCGAGTGGCTGGAG GGTTACCCCAACCTCCTCCACACCAAAGTCGCCGCCTACATCAGTCTGGACCAATCAGTGCTGG GTGACGATCGCTTGGTGGCCAAAATCAGCCCCTCGCTGGTCCCATTGCTGGGGAGCGCCCTGAGCCAG GTGGAAAGTCCCAATGAGGGGGGGAAAAGCCTCTTGGAGCAGCTGACGAAGCCGGGACGGGGGTGGGAGAGCGAAGT gGTGCGGTCTCTGCCCCCCGAAAGCGGCGCCTTCCCCTTTGCCGCCGCCGCCGGGATCCCGGCCATGGAGCTCGGCTTCGATGAG gcccccggCGGCTGGTCGCGCGCGGCGCTGGGGACGCGGGAGGACTCGTGGTGGCGCCTGCAGGGGGCGCTGCGCGGCCGCTTCCCCGCGGTCACCCGGGCGGTGGCCTCGCTGGTGGCCACGGTCCTGCTGGCCCTGGGCCACCAACCGCGCCTCCCGCTGGACCCGGGGACGCTGGGGGACGCGCTGCTGCGGCAGCTGGCGCCGCTGCAG GCGCAGGGCCTGTCCCTGCAGTGCCTGTCCTCGGCCCGCGGTGACATCGTCCGCGCGGCCGCGTCCCTGCGTGGGGACATGGCGGGCTCCGAGGTGACCAACGAGCGCCTCAACCGGGGCTTCAACGCGCGCATCATGGCC gccgagggttccctgctgtcccccttcgTGTCCCCTCTTGTCACCCCGTTCCGCCACGTCCTGCTGGGCCGGGGGGACCACACGTTGGCGGCGCTGGGGAGGGGACgcttggggacacgtggggacggCGGTGATGGGGACAACGGGCGCCGCCTGGCGCTGCTCACCTGGACCCTGCAGGGGGCGGCGGCCGCGCTGGCCGGGGACGCCTGGGACCGCGGGGAcgtgtggggacaatggggggacagcggggacaacGGGGCCTGCTGGGGgcgg